In the Gorilla gorilla gorilla isolate KB3781 chromosome 10, NHGRI_mGorGor1-v2.1_pri, whole genome shotgun sequence genome, one interval contains:
- the FAM222A gene encoding protein FAM222A isoform X2: protein MHSSRYPSPAELDAYAEKVANSPLSIKIFPTNIRVPQHKHLSRTVNGYDTSGQRYSPYPQHTAGYQGLLAIVKAAVSSSSTAAPAGPAKSVLKSAEGKRTKLSPAAVQVGIAPYPVPSTLGPLAYPKPPEAPAPPPGLPAAATAASVIPLPGRGLPLPPSNLPSIHSLLYQLNQQCQAPGAAPPACQGVAVPHPSPAKHGPVPSFPSMAYSAAAGLPDCRKGTELGQGATQALTLAGAAKPAGYADSGLDYLLWPQKPPPPPPQPLRAYSGSTVASKSPEACGGRAYERASGSPLNCGVGLPTSFTVGQYFAAPWNSVLVTPTSDCYNPAAAVAVTELGLGAARELAGPPADALSGLPSKSVCNTSVLSSSLQSLEYLINDIRPPCIKEQMLGKGYETVAVPRLLDHQHAHIRLPVYR from the coding sequence ATGCATTCCTCCCGCTACCCGAGCCCAGCAGAACTGGACGCCTATGCCGAGAAGGTGGCCAACAGCCCGCTGTCCATCAAGATCTTCCCCACCAACATCCGTGTGCCCCAGCACAAGCACCTCAGCCGCACAGTCAATGGCTATGACACCAGTGGCCAGCGCTACAGCCCCTACCCGCAGCACACCGCTGGCTACCAGGGCCTTCTGGCCATTGTCAAGGCCGCGGTTTCCTCCTCCAGCACGGCCGCACCAGCTGGGCCTGCCAAAAGTGTGCTCAAGAGCGCCGAGGGCAAGCGGACCAAGCTGTCACCGGCCGCCGTGCAGGTGGGCATTGCGCCCTACCCAGTGCCCAGCACTCTGGGGCCCTTGGCCTACCCCAAGCCACCTGAGGCACCTGCTCCACCACCCGGCCTGCCCGCAGCCGCCACTGCCGCCTCCGTCATCCCCCTGCCGGGCCGGGGCCTGCCCCTGCCACCTTCCAACCTGCCCTCCATCCACAGCCTCCTGTACCAGCTCAACCAGCAGTGCCAGGCCCCGGGCGCCGCACCCCCTGCCTGCCAGGGCGTGGCTGTTCCCCATCCCAGCCCTGCCAAGCACGGCCCAGTGCCCAGCTTCCCCAGCATGGCCTACTCGGCTGCAGCCGGTCTGCCCGACTGCCGGAAAGGCACTGAGCTGGGCCAGGGAGCCACCCAAGCCTTGACGTTGGCTGGGGCCGCCAAGCCTGCAGGGTACGCAGACAGCGGCCTGGATTACCTGCTGTGGCCACAGAAACCGCCCCCACCGCCGCCCCAGCCACTGCGTGCCTACAGTGGGAGCACGGTGGCCAGCAAGTCCCCTGAGGCTTGCGGGGGCCGGGCATACGAGCGGGCCAGCGGGTCACCCCTCAACTGTGGCGTGGGGCTGCCCACCAGCTTCACCGTGGGCCAGTACTTTGCGGCCCCCTGGAACAGTGTGCTGGTGACACCCACCAGCGACTGCTACAAcccggcggcggcggtggcggtcacggagctggggctgggggcagccCGGGAGCTGGCTGGGCCCCCTGCAGATGCCCTCTCGGGCCTGCCCAGCAAGAGTGTGTGCAACACATCGGTGCTGAGCAGCAGCCTGCAGTCACTGGAGTATCTCATCAACGACATCCGGCCGCCCTGCATCAAGGAGCAGATGCTGGGCAAGGGCTATGAGACGGTGGCCGTGCCCCGGCTACTCGACCACCAGCATGCCCACATCCGCCTACCCGTCTACAGATAA
- the FAM222A gene encoding protein FAM222A isoform X1 produces the protein MLACLQRTQNAPGQHLACPSKSLELRKCEAVASAMHSSRYPSPAELDAYAEKVANSPLSIKIFPTNIRVPQHKHLSRTVNGYDTSGQRYSPYPQHTAGYQGLLAIVKAAVSSSSTAAPAGPAKSVLKSAEGKRTKLSPAAVQVGIAPYPVPSTLGPLAYPKPPEAPAPPPGLPAAATAASVIPLPGRGLPLPPSNLPSIHSLLYQLNQQCQAPGAAPPACQGVAVPHPSPAKHGPVPSFPSMAYSAAAGLPDCRKGTELGQGATQALTLAGAAKPAGYADSGLDYLLWPQKPPPPPPQPLRAYSGSTVASKSPEACGGRAYERASGSPLNCGVGLPTSFTVGQYFAAPWNSVLVTPTSDCYNPAAAVAVTELGLGAARELAGPPADALSGLPSKSVCNTSVLSSSLQSLEYLINDIRPPCIKEQMLGKGYETVAVPRLLDHQHAHIRLPVYR, from the exons ATGCTGGCCTGTCTGCAGAGGACCCAGAACGCCCCGGGCCAACACCTGGCCTGCCCGAGCAAGAGCCTGGAGCTGCGCAAGT GCGAGGCGGTGGCCAGCGCCATGCATTCCTCCCGCTACCCGAGCCCAGCAGAACTGGACGCCTATGCCGAGAAGGTGGCCAACAGCCCGCTGTCCATCAAGATCTTCCCCACCAACATCCGTGTGCCCCAGCACAAGCACCTCAGCCGCACAGTCAATGGCTATGACACCAGTGGCCAGCGCTACAGCCCCTACCCGCAGCACACCGCTGGCTACCAGGGCCTTCTGGCCATTGTCAAGGCCGCGGTTTCCTCCTCCAGCACGGCCGCACCAGCTGGGCCTGCCAAAAGTGTGCTCAAGAGCGCCGAGGGCAAGCGGACCAAGCTGTCACCGGCCGCCGTGCAGGTGGGCATTGCGCCCTACCCAGTGCCCAGCACTCTGGGGCCCTTGGCCTACCCCAAGCCACCTGAGGCACCTGCTCCACCACCCGGCCTGCCCGCAGCCGCCACTGCCGCCTCCGTCATCCCCCTGCCGGGCCGGGGCCTGCCCCTGCCACCTTCCAACCTGCCCTCCATCCACAGCCTCCTGTACCAGCTCAACCAGCAGTGCCAGGCCCCGGGCGCCGCACCCCCTGCCTGCCAGGGCGTGGCTGTTCCCCATCCCAGCCCTGCCAAGCACGGCCCAGTGCCCAGCTTCCCCAGCATGGCCTACTCGGCTGCAGCCGGTCTGCCCGACTGCCGGAAAGGCACTGAGCTGGGCCAGGGAGCCACCCAAGCCTTGACGTTGGCTGGGGCCGCCAAGCCTGCAGGGTACGCAGACAGCGGCCTGGATTACCTGCTGTGGCCACAGAAACCGCCCCCACCGCCGCCCCAGCCACTGCGTGCCTACAGTGGGAGCACGGTGGCCAGCAAGTCCCCTGAGGCTTGCGGGGGCCGGGCATACGAGCGGGCCAGCGGGTCACCCCTCAACTGTGGCGTGGGGCTGCCCACCAGCTTCACCGTGGGCCAGTACTTTGCGGCCCCCTGGAACAGTGTGCTGGTGACACCCACCAGCGACTGCTACAAcccggcggcggcggtggcggtcacggagctggggctgggggcagccCGGGAGCTGGCTGGGCCCCCTGCAGATGCCCTCTCGGGCCTGCCCAGCAAGAGTGTGTGCAACACATCGGTGCTGAGCAGCAGCCTGCAGTCACTGGAGTATCTCATCAACGACATCCGGCCGCCCTGCATCAAGGAGCAGATGCTGGGCAAGGGCTATGAGACGGTGGCCGTGCCCCGGCTACTCGACCACCAGCATGCCCACATCCGCCTACCCGTCTACAGATAA